One Onychomys torridus chromosome 17, mOncTor1.1, whole genome shotgun sequence genomic window carries:
- the Ppp1r3b gene encoding protein phosphatase 1 regulatory subunit 3B yields the protein MAVDIQCGYSSMAPSLRRERFTFKISPKLSKPLRPCIQRGGGGGDEASGMVAPTVQEKKVKKRVSFADTQGLALTMVKVFSEFDDPLDMPFNITELLDNLVSLTTAESESFVLDFPQPSADYLDFRNRLQTNRVCLENCVLKDKAIAGTVKVQNLAFEKVVKIRMTFDTWKSFTDFPCRYVKDTYAGSDRDTFSFDISLPEKIQSYERIEFAVCYECNGQAYWDSNKGKNYRIIRAELQATQGMIEPYNGPDLGISFDQFGSPRCSYGLFPEWPSYLGYEKLGPYY from the coding sequence ATGGCCGTGGACATACAGTGCGGCTACAGCAGCATGGCCCCTTCTCTGCGCAGGGAGCGCTTCACCTTCAAGATCTCCCCAAAGCTGAGCAAGCCGCTGAGACCTTGTATTCAgcgcggtggcggcggcggggaTGAAGCCAGCGGGATGGTGGCCCCCACGGTGCAGGAGAAGAAGGTGAAGAAGCGGGTGTCCTTCGCTGACACTCAGGGGCTGGCCCTGACAATGGTCAAAGTGTTCTCGGAATTCGATGACCCACTAGATATGCCGTTTAACATCACCGAGCTCCTAGACAACCTGGTGAGTCTGACGACAGCAGAGAGCGAGAGCTTTGTGTTGGATTTCCCGCAGCCTTCGGCAGATTACCTAGACTTCAGAAACCGACTTCAGACCAACCGCGTCTGCCTCGAAAACTGCGTGCTGAAGGACAAAGCCATCGCAGGCACCGTGAAGGTCCAGAACCTGGCATTCGAGAAGGTTGTGAAGATCAGAATGACGTTTGACACCTGGAAAAGCTTCACAGACTTCCCTTGTCGGTATGTGAAGGACACGTATGCTGGTTCAGACAGGGACACGTTCTCCTTTGACATCAGCTTACCTGAGAAAATTCAGTCCTACGAAAGAATAGAGTTTGCTGTCTGCTACGAGTGTAACGGCCAGGCATACTGGGACAGCAACAAAGGCAAAAATTACAGGATCATCCGGGCTGAACTCCAGGCCACTCAGGGAATGATTGAGCCGTACAATGGACCGGACTTGGGAATATCCTTTGACCAGTTTGGAAGCCCCCGGTGTTCCTACGGCCTATTCCCAGAGTGGCCAAGTTACCTGGGATATGAAAAGCTGGGTCCCTACTACTAG